The DNA sequence ACTGGCCGACTGGGGTGATGCCGGCGGCTACCAGGCCGAGGTGCTGTGGGACGTCTGCTGCGTCGAGTCGTTCGGGGTCGACTACCAGCGGAGCAAGTGGCGTGACGTGATGACACTCTCTGGCGGCGAGCAGAAACGGCTGGTGCTGCACTCGCTGCTGCGCGGGCCCGATGGGGTGCTGGTGCTGGACGAGCCGGACAACTACCTCGACGTGCCCAGCAAACGTTGGCTTGAGCAGCAGCTGCAGCAGACGCCGAAGACGGTGCTCTTCGTCTCCCATGACCGCGAGCTGCTGGCCAACAGCGCCGACCTGGTGGTCACGTTGGAGGGCGACCAGGAAGGCAACACCGCCTGGGTCCATGGCGGCGGGTTCGCCTCCTACCACGAGGCGAGGATGGATCGGCATGCGCGGTTCGAGGAGATGAGGCGCCGCTGGGCCGAACACCGTCGGCGGTTGCAGGAGCTGGTCAGAGCCCTGCAGATCGCCAAGTCATCCAAGACCCAGGCCGCCCAGAGTCGGCTCCGCAGACACGAGGCTCTGGAGCCACCCGAACCACCGCGGCAGCAGCAGATCAAGATGCGCCTCGCCGGTGGCCGAACCGGGGTGCGTGCCCTCACCTGCGAGTCGCTGGCGCTTGAAGGTCTGACCGAACCCTTCGACCTCGAGGTGTTCTACGGCGAGCGGGTGGCGGTCCTCGGCGCCAACGGGACCGGGAAGTCACACTTCCTGCGGCTGCTCGCCGCCTGGCCCGAGACGGACGCGGTGGCGCACCAAGGCAGTTGGAAGCTCGGCGCCCGGGTGGTGCCGGGACACTTCTCCCAGACCCACGAGCATCCCGAGCTGGCTGGTCGGACGCTGCTGAGCATTCTGTGGGAGGACTGTGCGCAGCAGGCGGAGGCCGCCGCCTCCGCGTTGTACCGCTACGAGCTCTCGGCGGCCAGGGAACAGCGTTTCGAGACGTTGTCCGGTGGCCAGCAGGCCCGGTTCCAGATCCTGATGTTGGAGCTTTCCGGCGCGACGATGTTGATCCTCGACGAGCCGACCGACAACCTCGACGTCGACTCGGCCGAAGCCTTGGAGCTGGCCCTGGACGGCTTCGACGGCACCGTCATCTCAGTCACCCACGATCGTTGGTTCGCCCGCTCGCACGACCGGTTTCTCGTCTTCGGCGCCGACGGAAAGGTCAACGAGGCGCCGACGGCGCAATGGGACTACTGAGGGGATCAGTTGGATGGTGTGTGCTCCTCGCCGGGCACAGGACGGCGATGATTTGTACAGTGGGTCCATGACGGCACAACGACCCCTGGGTTTCTGGCTCAAGCTCGTCGACGAGTTGATCAATGCGCAGTTCAGCAGCACCTTGGACGAGCACGGCGTCACTCGACGCCAGTGGCAGCTGATGAATGTTCTGGTCAACGGGCCCGCAACTCTGGCGGAGCTGGACGAGGCCGTGGCGCCGTTCCTGGACGAGGCGACCCAGGAGTCCTCAGCCGAACACCTGGGCGAGCTGGTGGAGAGTGAGTGGGTGAGTCGCGACAACGAGACGTACGCCATGACCGAGCGCGGCATCACCTCGTTCAGCCGGCTCCGCGAAGTCGTCGGACGCAACCGGGACACCTTGTCCCAGGGCATCAGCGAGGCGGAGTACGACGCCACGCTCGACGTGCTTGAGCGGATGGCCCGCAACCTGGGCTGGCAGGGCTAGCTCGCCTCCCCCTCCCCGCTACACGACCGTCCAGCCCCGGTCGGTCATCGTGGTGATCAGCTCCGGCTCCTGTTCGGGAGTGACAGCCAAGGACAGGTAACCGACCTGGCGTGCCTGATCATGCTCGATGGAGATGTCCTCGACGTTGATGCCGGCCTTGCCGACGTCGGCGAACAGCCGGCCCAGCGCTCCGGGGGTGTCCGGGATCTCGATCACCACCTGGCTGTACGCGACCGGGGCGGTGCCGTGCTTGCCGGGAATCCGCCTGGTCCCCTCGACGCCCCGCTGCAGCTGCTCCCGCAACGTGTCGGCAGCCGACCGGGACTCGATCGCCATGATCACTTCGGCCAGTCGGGCCTGGATCGACCGCAGCTCGGGCAGCACGGCAGCGGAGTTGGCGGCCACGATCTGGACCCACAGGCCCGGGTCGCTGCCGGCGATCCGGGTCACGTCACGCAGGCCCTGACCGGCCAGCAGCAGGTGGTTCTCCGGCACCTGGTTGAGATGGCCCGCCATCAACACCGACATCAGGTGCGGCAGGTGTGACACTCGGGCGACGGCGGCGTCATGGTCTTCAACGTCCATCACGATCTCGCGGGCGTGGCAGGTGCGGACCAGCTCGGACACCCGCGCGACCGATTCCGGCCGGGACCGCCGGTGCGGGGTGATCACCCAGCTGCGGTCCACGAACAGGTCGGCGCGTGCCGTCATCGGTCCCGAGTACTGGGAACCCGCCATCGGGTGCGAACCGACGTAACGGCCCAGATCCAGCTCGCGCCGCCACAACGTGTCGAGGACTGCCGCCTTGACCGAGCCGACGTCAGTGACAGTCGCCTGCGGATAGCTGTGCAGAGCATGCGCGATCACGTCGGGCAGAGCAACGGGCGGGACCGCCGCAACGACCAGATCGACGTCCGCGGTGACCGGCGGGTCGACGGTGCCGGCACCCAGGCTGGCCGCCACCCGGGCGTGGCTGATCTTGGCGTCGCGCAGGTGCACGGGATACCCGGCGGCCGTCAACGCACAGCCGATCGATGCACCGACCAGACCGGCGCCGATCACGACCACCGGCGGCAGGCTCACTCCGGGACGCCCGGAGGCTGGCTGCCCGGTTGCGAGCTTCCCGACCCGTTCCCAGGACGCAGGGTGCCCTCGGCGGTCGGTGGCTCCGGGGCTGGCACCACCGGCGACTCCACGCCCTCGTCCGTCGGGTTGATGCCCGAGATCAACACCTGCGCCAGCTTCTCGCCCCGGATCCGCCGGAACTTGCGCGGCAGCGTACGGGTCCGGTCCAGCACGGCCACTTCCAGCGCGTCCACGCCCAGGTTCCGGCGCGCTCCAGCCTGGCCCCCCTCGGAGCCAAGAGCATCGACGGCCAGCCGGATCGCCTCAGCCAACGGGAGATCCGGTCGGTAGCTCTTCCGGATCACCTCGGTGATGGCGTCGGCCGAGCCACCCATCACCGCGAAGTTCTCCTCGTCCCCCACCGACCCGTCATAGGTCAGCCGGTAGATCTGGTCGTGCTCCGGCGTCGCGCCGAGTTCGGCGACGATGATCTCCACCTCGTAGGGCTTCTCACCACCCGAGGAGAAGATGGTGCCGAGCAACTGCGCGTACGCGTTGGCGAGCCCTCGGCCGGTGACATCCTGGCGGTCATAGCTGTAACCCCGCAGGTCGGCGTGACGGATCCCGGCGATGCGGAGGTTCTCGAACTCGTTGTATCGCCCGACCGCGGCGAAGCCGATCCGGTCGTAGATCTCACTGACCTTGTGCAGCGCCTGAGAGCGGTTCTCGGCCACGAACAGGATGCCGTCGACATAGTGCAGCACCACCACCGAACGACCGCGCGCGATCCCCTTGCGGGCGAAGTCGGCACGATCCTTCATCTGCTGTTCGGGTGCGACGTAGAACGGCATGCTCATGCCGGGATCCTCACTTCTTCACAGTGGTGCCGGACAACCGGCAGGTCAGACTACAGCGAGCGGAGGCGGGGCTCACGTCAGTGGGGCCCCGGGGCCGTCCGGCCGCTCCATCCTGGCGCGGATCAGCCGATCCACCATCTCGGCCACCTGGTCGACGGCGATGCGGCGGACACCATCGTCGGAGGCCACCATCACCACCGGGTAGATCTTGCGCGTCACATCGGGTCCGCCGGTCGCGGAGTCGTCATCGGCGGCGTCATAGAGCGCCTGCAGCACCGTCATCGCGCACGACTCCGCGTCATGATCGGGGCGGTACAGCTTCTTCAGCGACCCGCGGGCGAAGATCGACCCGGAGCCGACCGAATAGAACGCATGCTCCTCGTACCGGCCGCCAGTGGCGTCGTAGGAGAAGATCCGCCCCTCCTGGCCGCCGTGGTCCCAGCCGGCGAAGAGTGGCACCACCGCCAGCCCCTGCATGGCCAGGCCCAGGTTCTGCCGGATCATCGTGGCGAGCCGGTTGGCCTTGCCGTCAAGGGAGAGCGGTGCCCCCTCGATCTTCTCGTAGTGCTCCAGTTCGA is a window from the Microlunatus panaciterrae genome containing:
- a CDS encoding ATP-binding cassette domain-containing protein; translated protein: MAHVELNNVSYLLPDGRPLLRDVSFRVGDGAKVALVGANGCGKTTLLRIIADDLEPVEGSVGRSGGLGVMSQFIGTGRGVRTVTDLLLSVAPPLVREAAAALDLAEVALMDRDDEAHQLAYAAALADWGDAGGYQAEVLWDVCCVESFGVDYQRSKWRDVMTLSGGEQKRLVLHSLLRGPDGVLVLDEPDNYLDVPSKRWLEQQLQQTPKTVLFVSHDRELLANSADLVVTLEGDQEGNTAWVHGGGFASYHEARMDRHARFEEMRRRWAEHRRRLQELVRALQIAKSSKTQAAQSRLRRHEALEPPEPPRQQQIKMRLAGGRTGVRALTCESLALEGLTEPFDLEVFYGERVAVLGANGTGKSHFLRLLAAWPETDAVAHQGSWKLGARVVPGHFSQTHEHPELAGRTLLSILWEDCAQQAEAAASALYRYELSAAREQRFETLSGGQQARFQILMLELSGATMLILDEPTDNLDVDSAEALELALDGFDGTVISVTHDRWFARSHDRFLVFGADGKVNEAPTAQWDY
- the prcA gene encoding proteasome subunit alpha; translated protein: MSMPFYVAPEQQMKDRADFARKGIARGRSVVVLHYVDGILFVAENRSQALHKVSEIYDRIGFAAVGRYNEFENLRIAGIRHADLRGYSYDRQDVTGRGLANAYAQLLGTIFSSGGEKPYEVEIIVAELGATPEHDQIYRLTYDGSVGDEENFAVMGGSADAITEVIRKSYRPDLPLAEAIRLAVDALGSEGGQAGARRNLGVDALEVAVLDRTRTLPRKFRRIRGEKLAQVLISGINPTDEGVESPVVPAPEPPTAEGTLRPGNGSGSSQPGSQPPGVPE
- a CDS encoding MarR family winged helix-turn-helix transcriptional regulator, translated to MTAQRPLGFWLKLVDELINAQFSSTLDEHGVTRRQWQLMNVLVNGPATLAELDEAVAPFLDEATQESSAEHLGELVESEWVSRDNETYAMTERGITSFSRLREVVGRNRDTLSQGISEAEYDATLDVLERMARNLGWQG
- the prcB gene encoding proteasome subunit beta; this encodes MSQSSSEIGLPAPFLRGGSSSFSDFVASFAPNVLPSARAVTANAGDLAPHGTTIVAATYPGGVVVAGDRRATMGNMIAQRDIEKVYAADEFSIIGIAGAAGIAVEMVGLFQVELEHYEKIEGAPLSLDGKANRLATMIRQNLGLAMQGLAVVPLFAGWDHGGQEGRIFSYDATGGRYEEHAFYSVGSGSIFARGSLKKLYRPDHDAESCAMTVLQALYDAADDDSATGGPDVTRKIYPVVMVASDDGVRRIAVDQVAEMVDRLIRARMERPDGPGAPLT
- a CDS encoding prephenate dehydrogenase, with protein sequence MSLPPVVVIGAGLVGASIGCALTAAGYPVHLRDAKISHARVAASLGAGTVDPPVTADVDLVVAAVPPVALPDVIAHALHSYPQATVTDVGSVKAAVLDTLWRRELDLGRYVGSHPMAGSQYSGPMTARADLFVDRSWVITPHRRSRPESVARVSELVRTCHAREIVMDVEDHDAAVARVSHLPHLMSVLMAGHLNQVPENHLLLAGQGLRDVTRIAGSDPGLWVQIVAANSAAVLPELRSIQARLAEVIMAIESRSAADTLREQLQRGVEGTRRIPGKHGTAPVAYSQVVIEIPDTPGALGRLFADVGKAGINVEDISIEHDQARQVGYLSLAVTPEQEPELITTMTDRGWTVV